A portion of the Gorilla gorilla gorilla isolate KB3781 chromosome X, NHGRI_mGorGor1-v2.1_pri, whole genome shotgun sequence genome contains these proteins:
- the LOC109024695 gene encoding MAPK regulated corepressor interacting protein 2: MYTIINGPSKLVAQRRTGLTQQQVKGQLQELLKSRQPAPPTLQPQRAQPFAQPLGPWPLSSPGPRLVFNRVNGRRDPSKSPSLQGTQETYTLAHKENVRFVSEAWQQVRQQLDGGPASEGGPRPVQYVERIPNPRLQNFVPIDLDEWWAQHFLARITSCS, encoded by the coding sequence ATGTACACCATCATCAACGGGCCCAGCAAGCTGGTCGCGCAGCGCCGCACAGGTCTCACGCAGCAGCAGGTGAAGGGCCAGCTCCAGGAGCTCCTGAAAAGCCGGCAGCCCGCGCCGCCGACCTTGCAGCCCCAGCGGGCGCAGCCCTTCGCGCAGCCGCTGGGACCCTGGCCCCTGTCGAGCCCAGGGCCAAGGCTTGTGTTCAATCGTGTGAATGGCCGGCGGGACCCCTCCAAGTCCCCATCCCTCCAGGGGACCCAGGAGACCTACACACTGGCCCACAAGGAGAATGTCCGCTTTGTGTCCGAAGCCTGGCAGCAGGTGCGGCAGCAGCTGGATGGTGGCCCAGCCAGTGAGGGCGGGCCAAGGCCTGTGCAGTACGTGGAGAGGATCCCCAATCCCCGGCTGCAGAACTTCGTGCCCATTGACTTGGACGAGTGGTGGGCGCAGCACTTCCTGGCTAGAATCACCAGCTGTTCCTAG